Proteins found in one Quercus robur chromosome 2, dhQueRobu3.1, whole genome shotgun sequence genomic segment:
- the LOC126703981 gene encoding uncharacterized protein LOC126703981, which yields MERALRIKNKFWLIDGSTSLTSAMEKVPLLIQSWSRSNEIVVSWIINCVSPKIATSRVYQRTAKEVWKKLQNMFFQGNGPRVYQLQKDLAIISQGGLTISNLHHREAIMQLLMGLNDSFSYIRGQILLMDPIPSIDKVHSLLVQDERQSPYSQTMNLGSGSKTFKKGKEGPTCSHCGLLGHTVEKCYKIHGYPPGYKTKARANQVSSLDFVQEFVATPTP from the exons ATGGAGAGAGCTCTTAGGATCAAGAATAAATTTTGGTTAATTGATGGCTCTACTTCTCTGACTTCTGCCATGGAGAAAGTTCCTCTTCTTATTCAAAGTTGGTCACGAAGCAATGAAATTGTGGTTTCTTGGATCATCAATTGTGTTTCCCCTAAAATTGCAACTAGTAGGGTGTATCAGAGGACTGCCAAGGAAGTTTGGAAGAAGCTTCAGAATATGTTCTTTCAAGGCAATGGACCTAGGGTTTACCAATTGCAGAAAGATCTTGCTATAATTTCTCAGGGGGGACTCACT ATTTCCAATCTTCATCACAGAGAAGCAATTATGCAGCTTCTAATGGGTCTCAATGATTCATTCTCTTACATTCGAGGCCAAATTCTGTTAATGGATCCCATTCCTTCTATTGATAAGGTACATTCATTGTTGGTTCAAGATGAAAGGCAGAG CCCTTACAGCCAAACAATGAATCTTGGTTCTGGTTCCAAGACTTTCAAGAAAGGAAAGGAGGGGCCTACTTGCAGCCATTGTGGATTGCTTGGTCATACTGTGGAAAAATGCTACAAAATTCATGGATATCCTCCTGGATATAAGACTAAGGCAAGGGCAAATCAGGTCTCTTCTCTTGATTTTGTTCAAGAGTTTGTTGCAACACCAACTCCATAG